The Bacteroidales bacterium region TAAGCTATCAGTGACCGTCCGCTATGAAGTCATCAATACGAACGTAGTGAAAAAAACCATTCGGCTTTTTCAACCCTCCATGACCGATATGTACTACATTTTGAAAGAGACAGCGCGCCCTGCCCAAAAGCCCTTGAAATATACAACATTTGAGTGTGATAGCTTTCCCGGTGGTCTTGTGCACGAAATGTATCCGGCTGCCGGCTGGGTGACTCCTGATCATCAGGTAGTCGGTTTACTGACGGACGCCGGTTATCTGAACCAGTTCACCCGCACTACCCGACGCCGGTTTAGCGGCAGGGGAGGCGGTTTTGTCGGCATGCGGAAACTTCCGGATCCGGAACTTTATGCAGTGTCAACTCAGGAAGAACAGGAAGAGCAAAATGAATATGTCAGGCTGACCTTTGGTGAAATGTACAACCTGGATGCCGGCTCCACCCGGATCATCCCTGCCGTCACCATAAGCCGGAAAGTCGGAAAGGTTGAAGTGGAGCAGAACGACAGCCTTATCACGCTCATCTGCCATCCGTGCGACAGGGCTGGCATTGAATATATTGCCCCGTTCGAAGACCAGAAGGTTTACACCATCTCTTTCGACTGCAGGGGCAACACTCCGGTAGCCCTCAAGCTGTTCAGGATACGCAATGGGATGAAGACCATCGAACTTGAAGAGGGTGTGAAATACATCGATCAGTTTCCTGCCGGCGAACAGGACTGGACCTTTTTCAAGGGCAGCATCCTGGTACCCTATACCGGACACGATTCGGTATCCCTGTTTATCGGCACACAATCCGGAATGGAATCCCGCCTGCAAATAAAAAACCTGCAGTTTACAGAGCATCAGCCTCAAAGAGAGCCTTACAATCTTCTTCCCCTGGGCCAGTCCGCAGAAAAGGTCACCTACATCTTTGCTGAACATTATACGAATCACAAAGAATTTATGATCGCATCCCAGACACGCCTGGCAGAAGGCAAAGGATTCAAAGGATCGCAGATCGAAAAAATGCTTTACGCCAACCTCCAGATGCTGACCTGGATCACCTCCGTACACGACATGACCCCCTTCAATGTGCCCAACAAGAATTATTCACCCGACATGTACAACCGGGATTCATTCTTTTCTGCGGTCGCCACCTATCAAAAGGAACTAAACCTGGCTCTCTGGGAACAATGGGGCAAAACACAGACGCCCGAAGGCGGGATTGGCACGATCATCACACCCTACATGGGTTCGGTGGAGGTCAAGGACAATGAGGCCACTATTGAATGGCTGATCTGGGCGATGCTTAACAAACGACGTTTTGGAATCAGTCTGCCACAAGACAAGATAAAGAAAGCAGTGGACTATGTCCTGAACGAATTTGACCCGGACCGCAACGCGATATGCAAGTCACGCTTCTCGCTCAGCCAGGTGGATATTGTGGATTTCGATCCCAAAACGGACCGTCTTGCGGTGAATCAGGGAATGCTGGCCGTTGCCCTGCGCACGATCAAAGAACTGGGATTTGAACTGTCAGAAGCCTATCTTGAAAAAGCAGAGCAGGCATACCGTAATTTTTACGATCCGCAGAGACGGCACCTTCTATTCGACCGGAATTATCCCGACATCATTTCCCTGACCGACCTGGAGCCCGAGTTCTTTTCCCTCTGGTTGTTCGGCCGGCCATTGCTGACCGATGAAATAGTCATCAACCACCTGGATCAGATGCCTGTCCTGAACAGGGTTCCGGATGCACCTCATCCGGAATATGGCACCACCGCACCCATTTGTGTACGTTTGATCAACGACGGAAAAAGCTTTGCTTATCTTTCAGGGGATTACCAACCCTTTGCAGAATTCGGCGAGGCCAACTACAGCGACGGGAGAAATGACGGATACTACTACAACGGGGGGAGCTGGCTGCGGGCAGAATACTCTGCCTATGCCGCCGGAATGAAACACGGCTGGGAAAAGGCAGGTAAACTTATGGAAAACAGGATCTGGGCCGAGATCAACCTGCATCCGGATTGGCCCTTCAGCAAGGAATTCATCCCTACCAAATGGACAAGCACGGATTCCTGGTGGGTTTCGACCAAAGGGCTCTGCTGGAATGTGTTCATCCTGATGGCCAATGAGCTCGTCGGTCTGCGCACGCCCGATATGGATCCTGACTATCCGAAACGATGAACAACTTCCTATACCGCTATTTTCAAAGTACACAATGAACCGACGACCTATGAACCGCAATTTACTGTTACTGCCGCTTTGCATTTTCTTCGTGCAGGCATTTGCCCAACCTGGGCAATTAAGCATTTCCCGGATCGGTCAAATGCCCGATTCACCCTCCCCTCTCCAGATCAGAGACTGGAATTCAGTGACTTTGGACTATGACAGCTTCATCTTCGATCTGAATAAAACCGGACAATACCTTCCGTTGTCGCGGCTTGGATCGCCGGGGCAGTTCAACTATCCCGACAACACTCCTGTCTTTCTTGATTCTTATGTCGGTGCAGATGATCATTCCAACCAGGCAGAAGCCATCAATATTCTGCCGGCCATTATCGGCGCCTCTCTTGCTGGTGTTGATAAAAGCAACCAGAACGGGATGAACTGGGTGGCTATGGCTAAAGATTTCTATAATAAAAAGAACGGTCAGAACGTCTATCTTAACAACTATTCAACGAAATCGGGCAGCGATTGGTGGTATGATGTCATGCCCAACGTTTACTTTTATCAGCTTAGAAACCTATATCCTGATGCGGCGCCCGAATTCGGAAGCCAGTTCATCTCTATTGCCGACCGCTGGCTGTACTGCGTAAACCAGCTGGGAGGAAGCACAACACCGTGGGCGATCCCGGACATGAATTACCGCGCCTTTAACCTGGCCACCGGACTGCCGCTTGCCACGGGGGTACCCGAGCCCGAAGCAGCAGGCAGCATCGCCTGGCTGTTGTACAACGCTTACCTTGAAACGGGAAACAGGAAATATTTCGAAGGCGCCCAGCTGGCCATGGACTTCCTGGCAGGATTTGAATCCAATCCATCCTATGAGCTCCAATTACCTTACGGAACACTTGCAGTAGCCCGGATGAATGCAGTGGAGGGAACGAGTTACCCGTTGCAGAAAATGCTGAATTGGTGCTTTGACCGGGGGGAACTCAGGGGCTGGGGTGCCATCGTGGGTACCTGGGGCGGGTATGATGTGTCGGGACTGATCGGAGAAGCTAACGATAACGGTGATGATTATGCTTTTGTGATGAATGGTTTTCAACAAGCCGCTGCGCTGGCACCGCTTCCCAAGTATGACAAGCGCTATGCACGCGCCATTGCCAAATGGTTGCTGAATGTCACGAATGCCAGCAGGCTTTTCTACTGGAACGCCCTTCCCCAGGATTTACAGGATTCGTATGCCTGGGCTTCAGTCTATGATCCGGCTGCCTGTATCCCTCACGAATCCATGAAAGAAGTATGGCAGGGAAAAACACCCTTTGCCACAGGTGATGCCATCAATGGAAGCTGGGCGGCCACCAATTTGTCCCTCTACAGTGGATCAAGTGTCGGATACCTTGCGGCTGTCGTGAAATCGACCAATGTCCCTGAGATTCTTCAGATCGATCTCAATAAAACAGATTTTTACGGGGATAATTCACTAACTTCCTGGTTATTTTATAATCCTGCTTTAAACAGCAAACAGGTTCAGGTGAACCTTCCCCCGGGAAAATTTGCTGTATACGAAGCAATTACCGAGTCCGTACTGTTTTCCGAAGCCACTGGCTCCTTCCAGTTGCCAATTCCATCAGGAGAAGTAAGGCTGATCAGGTTATTTACGGCCGGGTTGGAGCCCCAGCAGGATCAAAACCGCCTCTATGTTGGAGTAGATGTGCTTGATTATCATTATCAGTATGACTTTTCTGAGAACCTGCGCATCAAAGCACTCTCAACCGATCAAAGCCCACTTATCATCAATTCTTTATTCACTGCCTATTGTGAACCGGGAAACCATGATCCGGAAGGTCAGGTGCAGTTTGAATGGTTCCTGAATGAAGTATTGGTTGAAGGGCAGGACCAGTCACAGGCAACACTTACTGCTCCTGCACTTCCGGGACAACTTGTCCTGAAGTGCAGGGTCAGTTCCAATGGACAGGTGGCAGCAGACACCCTGCTGTTGGAGGTTGTGGAGTACATCCCTCTCCCGCCGGTTGTGAATGGCATTCTGGCAGAAACAAAATATACCGCAACAGGGGGCACCAATACGTTCACAGCGCTGGCCGAACCGGCGCCCGGTGAGGATCTGAATTATTCATGGACAGTTACCGAAGGTGTCCTTGATCCGTCAACAGGCAGTTCAGTCACCTGGCAGGCTCCTGATGTTCCGGTGGTCGGAGAAATTACGGTTCAGGTGACTAACCAGTATACGCTCTCAACCAGCGTTTCAACGCCGGTACTGGTAAAAGACACAAGCCTGGCAGCCCAGGCACCTCTGATCTGGTACCCTTTTGATTCCGATACTAAAAACGCGGCAGCCGATCGCTTCCACGCCACGGCCGTCGGTGTTGCCAAAACCCAGGATGCCAGGGGAGCACCTTCGCTGGCCTATCGCTTTACAACGGGACAGGACATCATTTATGCGGAAAACGACGCAGATCTGAATTTCAGTGGCGCCATCAGCCTGAGCTGCTGGGTTAAGTGTGAGCAGCTTCAATCAGAGCGATTCATCATCTCACACGGCTCCTGGCAGCAGCGCTACAAGCTTTCCATCACACCTGAAGGGCGGTTACGCTGGACCGTTAAAACCAGTACGGGCATTTCGGACCTGGATGGCTCCTCCCCCATCGAGTTGAACCGCTATTACCACGTTACCGCACTCTATACGGGCTATTCCATGGAATTATACGTGGATGGCATTCTGGATGCATTTAAAGGCTTCTCAGGAACGATCCTGCCCTCGACCAAGCCGTTGACCATTGGCCGGATGGATCAGGTAGAAACACTCTATGCATTGCGTGGAAGTGTGGATGAAGTCAGGATCTGGGATAAGGAAATTCCGGTTTCCCAGGTCGGGCAATTAAAAAACCAATGGGCAACGCCTTTCGGGATCATTGAAAATGAACTTATTGCACAGTTCTACCCCAATCCTACCGGCGAGGTTCTCTATATTGAATTTGCCGGAAAGGCCAGCGCCGAAAACATTTCATTGTATACGGCCGATGGCAGGAAAGTATCGGACTACCTTCCCGGATCCCGGGATCCGTTGATGAAGATCAAAATTCCTCAGTCGTTAACCGGCCTGTATGTGCTCAGGATCACCCTGGATGACGGGCGCATCATTACCCGCAAAATGATTGCCTTGTAACAGAAAATGATTCAATTAAAGCATTTCTTGAATTCCCTCCTTCAAGCGCATCTGTCCATCTCCCTTTCCATACCCGCGCCTTGCATCGTTGTAATGATCCAGGATCACATTCACCTGGTTTTCCCGGATCACTTTCTTGTATTTCTTTAGAAAATCCATTATGCTGGAGGGGGGAAGATACTGAACTTGATCAAGGATGAATTCAATAATGCCCGATGAGGAAATCTCAAGTTCATTTGCAACACTTTCCAGTTCATCCAGAGATGGAAACGAGTAAAACTTCACCCATTCATTGACTTTCTTCTGGAAGCCCGACTCAATCTCGGCGGGACTTCTTCCTTTTTTCCATTTATCTGCTTCCTGTTCCAACCTTGAGATCAAGGCATCTATCAGTGGCCACAAGTCAATATTGCTTAGCATCCGGAAAGCATCCTGCGGGCTGGTCGCAGGATTGGAAAATAAAACCTTCGCCAGCCTGAATCGATCTTTTTTCCCGGCAGGAAATTCACTGGTAAACCTTATCCCAAAATATGTCTGCGTGTTCTGCATACGATGCTTGCTAAATATTACGGCATGGCAATCTTTGTACGTAGTCATTACGTAGATCCAGTTGATAAAACTCAACATTCGTATCCAGACAATCCACATACGTAACTGAAGTTTCCCCCGATGGATCTCCGGTCACCATTATCCCTGATCGTGTCTTTGTATGCCCCACGATCTGGTGATACCCGTGCATTGGATCATCGCTGGTCTCCGCACGATGCGCCCAGAAAATTCCTCCATCCTCGTACAATCCCCCACGAAGAGCACTGACGTGAAATAACGGCTGAAAATACTCCCTGAACAGACGATTGAACGTATAGGCCAGGTTTTCATCCGTTGGCTTCACCTGCTCCTGAATATACGTGTCATACCACCGCTGCACAACCCCGGCATGTGTCCACAGGTGATTACCTACCTGAGAAGCAGCCTGAAAAAGGTTACGATTGGAAGTGAATAGGGAATATAGCGCTGATAACATGCTCATTTTAAAGCCTGAACAGTAATGCCGCCCGTGCCCTCCATAAAAATAAGCAAGGTCATGGTTTCCCATCAACAGGACGATCTTGTCCGGAAGTTTCTTCTTCAGGTCAATGATCTCCATCAAATTCAGGATGATCTCATCACGAGTGAAATCCCCTGAATCAACATAATCTCCGATAAAGACCATCCGGTCCCACTCCTCCGGTTGGATCTGTTTCCAAACCGGCGAACCGTGCAGATCACCAATGGTTATGATTCTCATTTAACACGTCCGGTCAACCGTCATGTAGTTCCAACTTGTCCTTCCAGTAAAAATTTCCACACAGGCTTGATCATAATATGCCTGCCTTGAATGTCTTCCGATCCGTCCTGATCAAATGTCAGCAACAGGCCTTCTTTTAAGTTAAAGTATCCCATCGCTTCGAGAAGCCCTTTGATTTCACGATCCTTGTTTGTGCGATCCAGCGTCATACTGACCTGGATTGCTGATCCTACTTTTTTATTGTTCATTAACACGAAATCACATTCTTTCTTGCCAGAATAATAAAAAACCTCCTCTGCAAATGACAAATTGTTCCTGACAAGGTTCTCAAGCAGCCACCCCTGATCAGCTCCAGGTTTAATCGACAAAACACGTATAAATCCATTGTCAGTGATGTATAGTTTTTTTTCGTTCGCAAATTGTTTTTTTACGCTGTAATCAAATTTGCTGACCAGAAGAGCCAGATAAACATCTTCTAAAAAATGAACATATCTTTTGATTGTATTAACACTTCCCAATGGTATATATTTCAATAATGAATTATAACTGAACCGCTGCGCAAAGTTGCTGATCAGGAACCGGTACAATTCTTTCCCCAAAATGACATTCTCCACTTTGTTACGGATAAAAATATCCTTGGTGACGATATCATCATAAATGTGTCTTAGTATTTCAGTATCCTTATACCTGACAAACTCAGGCATGCCACCACTGACAAAATATTCCTGAAACAGACTCTTTATACGAGCCTTTTTCTCACTTATATGTATACTTTCGGCAGTCAAAGAGAACTGATGATAATCAAGAAATTCCTTGAAAGAAAAGGGAGTCAGATAAGAATCAATATGACGACCGGTCAAACGGGTGCTGATCTCTTCCTTTAAAAGACCTGCATTCGAACCGGTTATGAAAAATTTAAATCCGTTGTCATAAAATCTTCTGATGAAGGAATCAAAATTCCTGACATGCTGAACTTCGTCAATGAGGAAAGTCTTTTTGACACCAAACAGCTCGACTAACACTTCATAAAAATCATTAAAATCCTGGGGATTAAAATTTATTAATCGTTCATCTTCAAAATTTATGTAAAAAAAAGCTTCATCATTGTAAAATTCCCTGGCTACCTGACGAAGCAATGTTGACTTCCCACAACGCCTTATGCCCGTGATCACATGAATGTGGGGTAAGTGAAGTTTCGATTCAATGGATTCGATAACCGATCTCCTGATACCAGTTTCCTTATTTAAAAACGCTAACCGCTGTTCAAGAAGTATTTGCTTGATTGATTCTCTGTTAAGCATACTTTTATTCATTAATTCATAGCAAAAATACAGAATTATGCAATCAGCTGAATAATTTATACTAAAATTATGCAATAAAATTACTATTTAATTAAACGACGCTTTCTTCACCACTCATTCCATGGATGTATATAAAAACCATCTGACAATTTAACAATTTGACCATTTGACAATTTGACAATAAAGTACCTTTGTCCCATATTTTTATACATAAAGGTATGTCACCCCAGAATTTCCGCATCCTGCAAATCGTAAAAGACGATCCCTGGCTGGAACCTGCCGCAGCCGATGTCTATGCCCGATACCAGCGTTATCAGGAACGCCTCCGGCATATCGAAAAGGCGGCTGGCAGCCTTTCTGCTTTCGCCGATGCCTACCAGTATTTCGGGATCACCCGCGATCCGGTCCGAAAGGGATGGATCTACCGGGAATGGGCACCAAAAGCCCACGCGCTGTTCCTGAAAGGGGACTTCAACAACTGGAATCCCTATTCCCACCCCCTGGCACCGGTCGGTAACGGAGTCTGGGAAATTTACATTGACGGAGATGTCTACAAACGTTCTTTTGTGCACGGAAGCCGTATCAAAATCGTTGTGGAAGGCGGCGGTCAAGTGCGCGACCGGATCCCGGCCTATATCCGGAGAGTCGTCCAGGATGACCGGACCAAGGATTTCTCCGGACAGGTATGGCTGCCGGGAAAATTCAACTGGGAAAACGATCGGTTCGACGCAGCTACGCTTCAGGAATTGTTCATTTATGAGTGCCACGTGGGTATGGCAGAGGAACGGGAAGGCATCGGGACATACAATGAATTCACGGACAACGTCCTCCCCCGTATCAAAAATGCCGGCTACAACGCCATCCAAATGATGGCCATCCAGGAACATCCCTACTACGGGTCATTCGGTTATCACGTTTCGAACTTCTTTGCCCCCTCTTCGCGCTTCGGCACACCGGAAGACCTGATGAACCTGATCAAGACCGCTCACCGGATGGGCATTGCTGTGATCATGGACATTGTCCACTCGCATACCGTGAAAAACCTCAACGAGGGGCTCAACGAATTTGACGGTTCTGATCACCAGTATTTCCACCCGGGCGGCCGCGGAGAACATCCGGGATGGGATTCCAAGCTCTTTGACTACGGCAAATGGGAGGTGCTGCAATTTTTGCTCTCAAACCTCAAATACTGGATGAAGGAGTTCCACTTCGACGGATTCCGGTTCGACGGGGTGGGATCTATGATGTACTTCCATCATGGCAACGACGTGATTGACAGCCGCGACAAGTATTTCAACGAAGGCGTGGAATGGGACGCGGTCACCTACCTGCAACTTGCCAACAAACTCATCCATACGATCAACAAACATGCGGTGGTCATCGCTGAGGATGTCACCGGCATGCCGGGGCTCTGCAAACCGATCCCCGACGGCGGTATTGGCTTTGATTACCGGCTGGGCATGGGCATCCCCGATTTCTGGATCAAATACCTGAAAGAGAAACGTGATGAGGAATGGAACATCCATGAGATGTGGAACGTGCTCAATGACCGCGTGCCGGGCGTCAGAACGGTTTCCTATGCTGAATCACACGACCAGGCGCTGGTGGGCGACAAAACGCTGGCCTTCTGGCTGATGGATAAGGAAATGTACTGGCACATGCACAAAGATGACCCGGACCTTGTCATCGACCGGGGAATGGCCCTGCACAAAATGATCCGGCTGTTCACGATTGCGCTTGGCGGGCAGGCTTACCTGAACTTCATGGGAAATGAATTCGGACACCCGGAATGGATCGACTTTCCGAGGGAAGGAAACAACTGGAGCTATCGGTATGCGCGCAGACAATGGTCGCTGGTGGACGACCCGAACCTGAAATACCAGTTCCTGGCCAGCTTCGACAGGGAAATGATCCGGATCATCAGGGAAAACCGTGTCCTGAACTGGGAATTCGCCCGGGAGTTGCATATGGATGACGAAAACAGGACGATCGTCTTTGAACGAAACGGACTGGTCTTTGTCTTCAACTGGCATCCCTCCAATTCAATCACCGATTATACTTTTACGGTTCCCGAACCGGGAAAATACAGGATCATTCTCAACACGGACAACCAGTTCTTCGGAGGGCACGGAAGAATAGACGAAAGCGTGGAGCACTTCTCTTATTTTGACGGGATATGGAACGTAAACCGGCTGAAGATCTACATCACGAACCGGACGGCGGTGGTTTTGAAAAAATTATAGTTCTTAGAGTTTGTATCCTGTGTCCCTAACCACTAAGGAACACGAAGGATTTCACAAAGGTGCACGAAGGTGTTAATTGATTATCAATTACTTAGTGTTCCTTGGTGATGTACTTTGTGTACCTTTGTGGTTAATTAAAAGACTCTTGAAACGACCTCGCAGGAAATATGTAGCAGGAGAGTTATGCTATCCCAATATATTTTGCGATGGCCTGTTCATAAGCTTCCCTGATCTGCACAAGGACAGGATGAGCAGCATTGAATTCCCAATCACCAACATACCTGACGGGCAAAACCTTTGAGGTGGTTCCCGTAAGGAAAACAGCATCCATATCTTTAAGCTCCTGGTGCGTGACACATTTCTCCCGGATTGGAATATGCAGTTCTTTGCAGATCTCAATGATGTGCTTGCGCGTCACCCCGGGCAACACCAGCTCTACCGGAGCCGTAATGACCTCACGGTCCTTGATCATGAAAACGTTGGAGCGGCTCGCTTCGGTGATGTAATCGTTCTTGTCCACCAGGATGACCTCCCAGAGGTCATGCTCCCGGATGACCTTCCCTGCTCTCTCCCTGAAATCCTGCAGAAAGAACTTGATGTTCGGAGTCGTACGTATATCAAAATGCAACTCCGTTCTGATCCCGTCCAGATAATCCTCTTTCGAGGGATCATGCGGTTTGTTGACATACGTCACAAAGGTGTTGGGCTGATTAGTATAATTGAAGACCAGGTTGATACTCCCATCCTTTATATCATTGATCTCCAGCAGATTAAGCAACCTGGCCCGAACTTCACTGATGGGAATCCAGAGCGGGAGCCTGGCAAGCTTTGAAGAAGATTCAAGGCGCTGCAGGTGATCCTCCAGGTAAAGGTATTTTTTATTGTAAAATGCAATCACCTCATACAAAATAATGCCCGACATGAAGGAGGTCTTGTTAAAAAGATCCTTCGAAAGGACCTGGTCATTGAAAATTAGTTTACATCCGATGCAGTCCCTCATAATAGTCATGTTTTAAGTTACCCCGGTCTTAAGACCGGGGTTCTTTAAGGTCAATAAGAAGCAGGGCTTTAGCCCGAAACAAAAGTAACAAATGTATCCTTCTGTTTTTCACCTTCCTTACTCAAGACAAATTTTGGGCTAAAGCCCTGACTTACAACAGTTTACTTGACACCCCAGGCTAAAGCCTGGGGTGATTCATAATTAGAAGGTTATTTCAATCTCTTGATTTTTTTTACGCCGCTTACTTTTTTGATCTGGCTAATGACAAAGTTAAGCTGCCCGATGTCTTTCACAAGGATCTGAATATTTCCCTCAAATTTATTATGTTTCGATTCAAAAGAAAATGACCGTATGTTGATTCTCATGGTATCGGAAAGCAGGTGGGTGACCTGGTTCACGATCCCGATCCGGTCATCGCCCGATAGGAGCAGATCTACCCAGAACGGTCCTTTGTCATCCGCTTTCACCCATTTTGCATGGATGATCCTGTAGCCGTACCGCATTTTCATCTGGGCAGCGTTGGGACAGGATTCACGATGGATCTTGATCCCTTTTCCCACGGTCACAAAGCCAAAGATCTCATCCCCAAACACAGGATTGCAGCATTTGGCAAATTTATAGATACCGATATCGGATTGCCCGTCAATTAACAAAAGGTCACCGGGTTGGACAGTCTGCTGAATCTCGGATTCGATCCGCTCCATCAAGCCTGCATCGGCCGGTTTACCTTTTTCCGTTTCAGGTTCGACCGTGGCAAAGCAATTCTTGATCTCCATCGGATCGATCTTGCCGATGGCAAGATTATGATAGAGCTCAAGGGGGTCCGACAGTTTGAAAAAATCCACCAGCCTGTCAATTTTCTCATTGTCAAAGGTCAGCCGCAGCTGACTGAATTTCCGTTTCAGGATCTCTTTGCCCTGGTCCGCTTCTTTAAATTGCAGTTCTTTTATCGCGCGCTTGATCCTGGATTTAGCCTTGGCCGACACGACAATGTTGATCCAGTGGGGCTTGG contains the following coding sequences:
- a CDS encoding ATP-binding protein, with the translated sequence MNKSMLNRESIKQILLEQRLAFLNKETGIRRSVIESIESKLHLPHIHVITGIRRCGKSTLLRQVAREFYNDEAFFYINFEDERLINFNPQDFNDFYEVLVELFGVKKTFLIDEVQHVRNFDSFIRRFYDNGFKFFITGSNAGLLKEEISTRLTGRHIDSYLTPFSFKEFLDYHQFSLTAESIHISEKKARIKSLFQEYFVSGGMPEFVRYKDTEILRHIYDDIVTKDIFIRNKVENVILGKELYRFLISNFAQRFSYNSLLKYIPLGSVNTIKRYVHFLEDVYLALLVSKFDYSVKKQFANEKKLYITDNGFIRVLSIKPGADQGWLLENLVRNNLSFAEEVFYYSGKKECDFVLMNNKKVGSAIQVSMTLDRTNKDREIKGLLEAMGYFNLKEGLLLTFDQDGSEDIQGRHIMIKPVWKFLLEGQVGTT
- a CDS encoding T9SS type A sorting domain-containing protein, which gives rise to MNRNLLLLPLCIFFVQAFAQPGQLSISRIGQMPDSPSPLQIRDWNSVTLDYDSFIFDLNKTGQYLPLSRLGSPGQFNYPDNTPVFLDSYVGADDHSNQAEAINILPAIIGASLAGVDKSNQNGMNWVAMAKDFYNKKNGQNVYLNNYSTKSGSDWWYDVMPNVYFYQLRNLYPDAAPEFGSQFISIADRWLYCVNQLGGSTTPWAIPDMNYRAFNLATGLPLATGVPEPEAAGSIAWLLYNAYLETGNRKYFEGAQLAMDFLAGFESNPSYELQLPYGTLAVARMNAVEGTSYPLQKMLNWCFDRGELRGWGAIVGTWGGYDVSGLIGEANDNGDDYAFVMNGFQQAAALAPLPKYDKRYARAIAKWLLNVTNASRLFYWNALPQDLQDSYAWASVYDPAACIPHESMKEVWQGKTPFATGDAINGSWAATNLSLYSGSSVGYLAAVVKSTNVPEILQIDLNKTDFYGDNSLTSWLFYNPALNSKQVQVNLPPGKFAVYEAITESVLFSEATGSFQLPIPSGEVRLIRLFTAGLEPQQDQNRLYVGVDVLDYHYQYDFSENLRIKALSTDQSPLIINSLFTAYCEPGNHDPEGQVQFEWFLNEVLVEGQDQSQATLTAPALPGQLVLKCRVSSNGQVAADTLLLEVVEYIPLPPVVNGILAETKYTATGGTNTFTALAEPAPGEDLNYSWTVTEGVLDPSTGSSVTWQAPDVPVVGEITVQVTNQYTLSTSVSTPVLVKDTSLAAQAPLIWYPFDSDTKNAAADRFHATAVGVAKTQDARGAPSLAYRFTTGQDIIYAENDADLNFSGAISLSCWVKCEQLQSERFIISHGSWQQRYKLSITPEGRLRWTVKTSTGISDLDGSSPIELNRYYHVTALYTGYSMELYVDGILDAFKGFSGTILPSTKPLTIGRMDQVETLYALRGSVDEVRIWDKEIPVSQVGQLKNQWATPFGIIENELIAQFYPNPTGEVLYIEFAGKASAENISLYTADGRKVSDYLPGSRDPLMKIKIPQSLTGLYVLRITLDDGRIITRKMIAL
- a CDS encoding aminotransferase class IV, which produces MRDCIGCKLIFNDQVLSKDLFNKTSFMSGIILYEVIAFYNKKYLYLEDHLQRLESSSKLARLPLWIPISEVRARLLNLLEINDIKDGSINLVFNYTNQPNTFVTYVNKPHDPSKEDYLDGIRTELHFDIRTTPNIKFFLQDFRERAGKVIREHDLWEVILVDKNDYITEASRSNVFMIKDREVITAPVELVLPGVTRKHIIEICKELHIPIREKCVTHQELKDMDAVFLTGTTSKVLPVRYVGDWEFNAAHPVLVQIREAYEQAIAKYIGIA
- a CDS encoding metallophosphoesterase, with the translated sequence MRIITIGDLHGSPVWKQIQPEEWDRMVFIGDYVDSGDFTRDEIILNLMEIIDLKKKLPDKIVLLMGNHDLAYFYGGHGRHYCSGFKMSMLSALYSLFTSNRNLFQAASQVGNHLWTHAGVVQRWYDTYIQEQVKPTDENLAYTFNRLFREYFQPLFHVSALRGGLYEDGGIFWAHRAETSDDPMHGYHQIVGHTKTRSGIMVTGDPSGETSVTYVDCLDTNVEFYQLDLRNDYVQRLPCRNI
- a CDS encoding alpha amylase C-terminal domain-containing protein codes for the protein MSPQNFRILQIVKDDPWLEPAAADVYARYQRYQERLRHIEKAAGSLSAFADAYQYFGITRDPVRKGWIYREWAPKAHALFLKGDFNNWNPYSHPLAPVGNGVWEIYIDGDVYKRSFVHGSRIKIVVEGGGQVRDRIPAYIRRVVQDDRTKDFSGQVWLPGKFNWENDRFDAATLQELFIYECHVGMAEEREGIGTYNEFTDNVLPRIKNAGYNAIQMMAIQEHPYYGSFGYHVSNFFAPSSRFGTPEDLMNLIKTAHRMGIAVIMDIVHSHTVKNLNEGLNEFDGSDHQYFHPGGRGEHPGWDSKLFDYGKWEVLQFLLSNLKYWMKEFHFDGFRFDGVGSMMYFHHGNDVIDSRDKYFNEGVEWDAVTYLQLANKLIHTINKHAVVIAEDVTGMPGLCKPIPDGGIGFDYRLGMGIPDFWIKYLKEKRDEEWNIHEMWNVLNDRVPGVRTVSYAESHDQALVGDKTLAFWLMDKEMYWHMHKDDPDLVIDRGMALHKMIRLFTIALGGQAYLNFMGNEFGHPEWIDFPREGNNWSYRYARRQWSLVDDPNLKYQFLASFDREMIRIIRENRVLNWEFARELHMDDENRTIVFERNGLVFVFNWHPSNSITDYTFTVPEPGKYRIILNTDNQFFGGHGRIDESVEHFSYFDGIWNVNRLKIYITNRTAVVLKKL